One Camelina sativa cultivar DH55 chromosome 3, Cs, whole genome shotgun sequence genomic window carries:
- the LOC104776323 gene encoding membrane-anchored ubiquitin-fold protein 6-like, with translation MAGDEDWVEIKFRLADGTDIGPSKFDQSMTVSSLKEKIISLWPKDKENTPKSVNDVKLINAGKILENNRTLAESRLPVGELPGMIITMHVVLRPPSLDKKTEKLQNDPPIKNRCMCTIL, from the exons ATGGCTGGTGATGAAGATTGGGTAGAAATCAAGTTTAGACTCGCAGATGGTACTGATATAGGTCCGAGCAAGTTTGATCAATCTATGACTGTTTCCTCTCTTAAAGAGAAGATCATTTCTCTATGGCCTAAAG ATAAAGAAAATACTCCAAAAAGTGTAAATGATGTGAAGCTCATCAATGCCGGGAAAATACTGGAGAACAATAGGACACTTGCGGAATCCAGGCTTCCGGTTGGGGAACTTCCTGGAATGATCATCACTATGCATGTTGTTCTTCGCCCTCCTTCGCTAGACAAAAAGACCG AAAAGCTGCAGAATGATCCACCGATTAAGAATCGCTGCATGTGCACCATTTTGTAG